A region from the Tahibacter amnicola genome encodes:
- a CDS encoding DotG/IcmE/VirB10 family protein: MSQEPTASQDELPSLNPGDEDQGETASQRRRREEQSKTDEMKRNFMAVFGHGIGRIALVCAALVVAVAGAVGLRQLRSDEKVENKAKVDVAVSPRPTVNLEPISEKEAARRTEVSNREAAEAAAQGKAYQPQFDPKVMEAQAKREASNVEFDILGSASASELQPGGAAQTRDTQPTLDEMAAAAAPATSGIARGDVQAQRRVRAQVQIDEQQQAAIAKAKSDRDDYIAAHTERVMNQVNAVFGDGKEGPNGNGVNETGGYHTLSYAPRRAAAAAAAGANGATTAAGVPLGQDPAMLGNLAAGTPPAGLPTAPGTMGPPAATAAAAMAAGGLPGGTLPVGGARGVPVIKTGNILYATLDSEVNTDDGGHVLATIRGGVWDGSRLIGQVETAQNNIRINFHTLAPQDERPVLRVNAVALREEDAKQGVAEHTNHHTFSRYTALAVSSLLTGVGRAYQQSTAGTTIILPNGQVIQTADEIDDRRIIGMALGEVGTNAGREIAKGFDRPPTYRTPANKGLGVYFLADVLAQKIN, encoded by the coding sequence ATGAGCCAGGAGCCCACCGCTTCCCAGGACGAACTGCCGAGCCTGAATCCCGGTGACGAGGACCAGGGCGAGACCGCATCGCAACGTCGCCGGCGCGAGGAGCAATCCAAGACCGACGAGATGAAGCGCAACTTCATGGCGGTCTTCGGCCATGGCATCGGGCGCATAGCGCTGGTCTGCGCCGCACTCGTCGTGGCTGTTGCGGGTGCGGTCGGGCTGCGCCAGTTGCGCAGCGATGAAAAGGTCGAGAACAAGGCAAAGGTCGACGTGGCAGTAAGCCCCCGGCCGACGGTGAACCTGGAGCCGATTTCCGAGAAGGAAGCCGCCCGTCGGACGGAAGTGTCCAACCGCGAGGCCGCCGAAGCGGCCGCACAGGGCAAGGCGTACCAGCCGCAGTTCGATCCGAAGGTGATGGAAGCCCAGGCAAAGCGCGAAGCCAGCAACGTGGAATTCGACATCCTCGGTTCGGCCAGTGCCAGCGAGCTGCAACCCGGTGGCGCCGCGCAGACGCGCGACACCCAACCCACGCTGGATGAGATGGCGGCAGCGGCCGCACCGGCGACATCCGGCATCGCGCGCGGCGACGTACAGGCGCAGCGGCGCGTTCGCGCGCAGGTGCAGATCGACGAACAGCAGCAGGCGGCGATCGCGAAGGCGAAGTCGGACCGCGATGACTACATCGCCGCGCACACCGAGCGCGTGATGAACCAGGTCAATGCGGTGTTTGGCGACGGCAAGGAAGGACCCAACGGCAACGGCGTGAACGAGACCGGTGGCTATCACACCTTGAGCTACGCGCCGCGGCGCGCAGCGGCAGCGGCAGCAGCAGGAGCCAACGGCGCCACCACCGCAGCGGGAGTACCGCTGGGCCAGGATCCGGCAATGCTGGGCAATCTCGCCGCCGGAACGCCGCCGGCGGGACTGCCCACCGCGCCCGGCACGATGGGCCCTCCGGCGGCGACAGCCGCCGCTGCCATGGCTGCCGGCGGCTTGCCGGGTGGAACCCTTCCGGTGGGCGGCGCGCGCGGTGTTCCGGTCATCAAAACCGGCAACATCCTCTATGCCACGCTCGATTCGGAAGTGAACACCGACGATGGCGGTCATGTGCTGGCAACGATCCGTGGCGGCGTGTGGGACGGCTCGCGCCTGATCGGACAGGTCGAAACAGCGCAGAACAACATCCGTATCAATTTCCACACGCTCGCGCCGCAGGACGAGCGCCCGGTGTTGCGCGTCAACGCCGTTGCGCTGCGCGAGGAAGACGCCAAGCAGGGCGTCGCCGAGCACACGAATCACCACACGTTTTCCCGCTACACCGCGCTGGCCGTCTCGTCGCTGCTGACCGGCGTGGGGCGCGCCTACCAGCAGTCCACGGCCGGCACCACGATCATCCTGCCCAACGGCCAGGTCATACAGACTGCCGACGAGATCGACGACCGCCGGATCATCGGCATGGCGCTGGGCGAGGTCGGTACCAATGCCGGACGCGAAATCGCCAAGGGCTTCGATCGTCCGCCGACCTACCGGACCCCGGCCAACAAGGGGCTTGGCGTGTACTTCCTGGCCGATGTGCTGGCACAGAAAATCAATTGA
- a CDS encoding DotH/IcmK family type IV secretion protein: MKSLALILGCCVVLSASAQPSDTPVPLVPVAAAAGAAPAQAPAAAPPAAAVPAPPMPPPGGLGQQVAAPAEIVLPRPSPGEITEDTLNTIEELQLTPEQWEKLKRLNEQRQRERATPYVTPPNPVTRTLMVNLDPGVSPPVVRLSRGQLSSIVFSDTAGNPWYIDSVSLNLDKFRDARGGGGKEASEESQNTNILTLEPMTLASYGNVTVNLRGLSTPVIFILTTGQAEVDMRVDAKVPGSNPNAIDNVAISTMPQIDDALPGFLDGVPPQEARRLRVTGLSGTDAWAYRDSLYVRTKADAQFPAYLSAARSTSGLSVYRFAERHHAITFLTGGQAVTAFIEDHAP, from the coding sequence ATGAAATCGCTCGCGCTGATCCTTGGCTGTTGCGTCGTGTTGTCGGCGTCCGCGCAGCCGTCCGATACCCCGGTTCCCCTGGTGCCCGTCGCGGCAGCCGCCGGCGCTGCACCCGCGCAGGCACCGGCCGCGGCGCCGCCGGCCGCCGCCGTACCGGCACCACCCATGCCGCCGCCGGGCGGACTGGGCCAGCAGGTTGCCGCGCCCGCGGAAATCGTCCTGCCGCGGCCCTCGCCCGGCGAGATCACCGAAGACACCCTCAACACCATCGAAGAGCTGCAACTCACCCCCGAGCAATGGGAAAAGCTCAAGCGTCTCAACGAGCAGCGCCAACGCGAGCGGGCGACCCCCTACGTCACGCCGCCCAATCCGGTGACGCGCACGCTCATGGTCAACCTGGATCCGGGCGTCAGTCCGCCCGTGGTGCGCCTGTCGCGCGGCCAGCTCAGCTCCATCGTCTTCAGCGATACCGCCGGCAATCCCTGGTACATCGACAGTGTGTCGCTCAATCTGGACAAGTTCCGCGACGCGCGCGGCGGCGGCGGAAAGGAAGCGAGCGAGGAGTCGCAGAACACCAACATCCTCACGCTCGAACCGATGACCCTGGCCAGCTACGGCAATGTCACGGTCAATCTGCGCGGCCTGTCCACGCCGGTGATCTTCATCCTCACCACCGGACAGGCCGAAGTCGATATGCGTGTGGACGCCAAGGTACCGGGCAGCAACCCGAACGCGATCGACAATGTCGCGATTTCCACCATGCCGCAGATCGATGACGCGCTGCCGGGATTCCTCGACGGCGTGCCGCCGCAGGAGGCGCGGCGCCTGCGCGTCACCGGCCTGAGCGGCACTGACGCCTGGGCTTATCGTGACTCCCTCTACGTGCGCACCAAGGCCGATGCGCAGTTTCCAGCCTATCTGTCGGCGGCGCGCTCGACCTCGGGCCTGTCGGTCTACCGCTTCGCCGAACGGCACCACGCCATCACCTTCCTGACCGGCGGCCAGGCGGTCACGGCGTTCATCGAGGACCACGCACCATGA
- a CDS encoding DotI/IcmL family type IV secretion protein, protein MSSNDTETPATADAPDEGILIESGEGAAVLREVHRLHEDNRTLKRTNLRVWAAVGTLAALNAVTIAGGIWLFPKYRYIATTDATAVCEITPDSEPRVTPATIADFAKDTVLESNTYDYVNYRESINRVASSRYTENGRAQYLASLDQSGNLERVIKGRYILRAMATKVPQIEQEGRRGAQRFWIVAVPIAIEFYSGSERDTKVRKDFLAQVTVVQVAPSALNVKGIATESTVLSANLSGS, encoded by the coding sequence ATGTCGAGTAACGACACAGAAACGCCGGCCACCGCTGACGCCCCCGACGAGGGGATCCTGATCGAAAGCGGCGAAGGCGCGGCCGTGCTGCGCGAAGTGCATCGCCTGCACGAGGACAACCGCACCCTAAAGCGCACCAACCTGCGCGTGTGGGCGGCGGTGGGCACGCTCGCGGCACTCAACGCCGTCACCATCGCCGGCGGCATCTGGCTGTTCCCCAAGTACCGCTACATCGCCACGACCGATGCCACGGCCGTCTGCGAAATCACCCCCGACTCCGAACCGCGCGTGACGCCAGCGACCATTGCGGATTTTGCAAAAGATACCGTTCTGGAAAGCAATACCTACGACTACGTCAATTACCGCGAGTCGATCAATCGCGTCGCCAGCAGCCGTTACACCGAGAACGGGCGGGCGCAGTACCTGGCGTCGCTGGACCAGTCAGGCAATCTCGAGCGCGTCATCAAGGGCCGCTACATCCTGCGCGCCATGGCCACCAAGGTGCCGCAGATCGAGCAGGAAGGCCGGCGCGGCGCGCAGCGCTTCTGGATCGTTGCGGTGCCGATCGCGATCGAGTTCTACAGCGGCTCGGAAAGAGACACCAAGGTCCGCAAGGACTTCCTGGCCCAGGTCACCGTCGTGCAGGTAGCGCCGTCCGCCCTGAACGTCAAAGGCATCGCTACCGAGTCGACGGTCCTGTCGGCCAACTTATCGGGATCCTAA
- a CDS encoding DotD/TraH family lipoprotein, with protein MSSFKPEDFIDAGISSLGGDGTGPGGCASRAPRPAGNDTEAFASRLIADRVDIAAQAQRDYVAWVAEEKRDSQHRFESIDTDAIDVDYIGRPVELLRAFARRYGLRFVTLGHEDDLRVVNVRMGSTTPMEVIRNVSRQISPYAEVMVDRDDRVLRLVFKG; from the coding sequence TTGTCGTCCTTCAAACCTGAGGACTTTATCGATGCGGGTATCAGTAGTCTTGGCGGCGACGGCACTGGCCCTGGGGGATGCGCCTCGCGTGCGCCGCGCCCGGCGGGCAACGACACCGAGGCCTTCGCCTCACGCCTGATCGCCGACCGGGTGGATATCGCCGCCCAGGCGCAGCGCGACTACGTCGCCTGGGTAGCCGAGGAAAAGCGCGATTCGCAGCACCGGTTCGAGTCGATCGACACCGACGCGATTGACGTCGACTACATCGGACGGCCGGTGGAGCTGCTGCGCGCCTTCGCGCGTCGCTACGGCCTGCGGTTCGTGACGCTGGGCCACGAAGACGACCTGCGCGTGGTGAATGTGCGGATGGGCAGCACCACGCCGATGGAAGTGATCCGCAACGTCAGTCGCCAGATCTCGCCCTATGCCGAGGTGATGGTGGATCGTGACGATCGCGTGCTGCGCCTGGTCTTCAAGGGTTGA
- a CDS encoding type IV secretion system DotC family protein, whose amino-acid sequence MPVDTALMTLADVERLYERPGYVEMMAEYNEAQQARQRAIRDTALAAGLKAGLIWQLGNVERSVARRERDFDTIYDFGYLLLHSRVVPPVVTEARDLYHQEGELTLRLSGINYTIHRQARFASAAPTWREYLSFPKPGKPTPSSGVRPRTKSEKAAWQAGARAGWEQGVEQANVMLQYALDRLNRDFTGMLRFHHLVAEGRVTMPIIASDDIALTGDARNLVLDETILRITVPSAFVSDMTQWQTWIRPTVGSATEAAAPGPSGGVRD is encoded by the coding sequence ATGCCGGTCGACACCGCACTGATGACGCTGGCCGACGTGGAACGCCTGTACGAACGGCCGGGCTACGTCGAGATGATGGCCGAGTACAACGAGGCGCAGCAGGCGCGCCAGCGTGCCATTCGCGACACCGCGCTGGCCGCCGGCCTCAAGGCCGGACTGATCTGGCAATTGGGAAATGTGGAACGTTCCGTCGCACGCCGCGAGCGCGACTTCGACACGATCTACGATTTCGGCTACCTGCTGCTGCACAGCCGCGTGGTGCCGCCGGTCGTCACCGAGGCGCGCGACCTTTATCACCAGGAAGGCGAGCTGACCCTGCGCCTTTCCGGCATCAACTACACCATTCACCGCCAGGCGCGCTTCGCCTCGGCGGCGCCGACCTGGCGCGAGTACCTGTCGTTTCCCAAGCCCGGCAAGCCCACGCCGTCTTCCGGCGTGCGCCCGCGGACCAAATCCGAGAAGGCCGCCTGGCAGGCCGGCGCCCGCGCCGGCTGGGAACAGGGCGTGGAGCAGGCCAACGTGATGCTGCAGTACGCGCTGGATCGCCTCAACCGTGACTTCACCGGCATGCTGCGCTTCCATCACCTGGTGGCGGAGGGCCGCGTGACCATGCCCATCATCGCCAGCGACGACATCGCGCTTACGGGCGATGCGCGCAATCTCGTCCTGGACGAGACGATTCTACGCATCACCGTTCCGTCAGCCTTCGTCAGCGACATGACCCAGTGGCAGACCTGGATCCGCCCGACGGTCGGCAGCGCGACGGAAGCCGCAGCACCGGGCCCGTCCGGAGGCGTGCGTGATTGA
- a CDS encoding ATPase, T2SS/T4P/T4SS family, whose product MIDHDDVAPATRLPKLEWVTRYQDPFRFNHADNFKDLILETQAHGVSDVFISPNRPIAVLKSGVLHAITHRILDTGEVGAILKWAVGRDTAVTDILAGRPANGRYEVYDPERIDSRGARVRYGYRVNASPVQAWGGSSAQIVLRAIPFNVPTYDTLGLTEEIVRAATPRDGIVYVAGATGSGKTTTFAAIIRYILENDTPIKGNLITHEEPIEFTYDEVPSAHSIIVQSQIPTHFSDFYSANREAMRRKPGLILIGEMRDEQTIRAAIEASLTGHPVFGTVHAINVAAVMRRLISRFPETERATAIFDIVETARFIMAQKLVRSTSGGLVAAREYLVLDASMRAQLSDLNQMGKVTSAIEDLVETRGHSFRREARRLLEAGLIDEAVARELSHH is encoded by the coding sequence GTGATTGATCACGACGACGTCGCGCCGGCGACGCGGTTGCCAAAGCTCGAATGGGTCACGCGCTACCAGGATCCCTTCCGCTTCAACCACGCCGACAACTTCAAGGATCTGATCCTCGAAACGCAGGCGCACGGCGTCAGCGACGTCTTCATTTCGCCGAACCGGCCCATTGCCGTCCTCAAGAGCGGCGTGCTGCACGCCATCACGCACCGCATTCTCGACACGGGCGAGGTCGGCGCAATCCTCAAGTGGGCGGTCGGGCGCGATACGGCCGTGACGGATATCCTGGCCGGACGTCCGGCGAACGGACGTTACGAGGTCTACGACCCGGAGCGCATCGATTCCCGCGGCGCCCGCGTGCGCTACGGCTACCGCGTCAATGCCTCGCCGGTGCAGGCGTGGGGCGGTTCGTCGGCGCAGATCGTCCTGCGCGCGATTCCCTTCAACGTGCCGACCTACGACACGCTCGGTCTTACCGAGGAGATCGTGCGCGCCGCGACGCCACGCGACGGCATTGTCTACGTGGCCGGCGCGACCGGCTCGGGCAAGACGACCACCTTCGCCGCGATCATTCGCTACATTCTGGAAAACGACACGCCGATCAAGGGCAACCTGATCACGCACGAGGAGCCGATCGAGTTCACCTACGACGAGGTGCCGAGTGCCCATTCGATCATCGTGCAGTCGCAGATCCCGACGCATTTTTCCGATTTCTATTCGGCCAACCGCGAGGCGATGCGGCGCAAGCCCGGCCTGATCCTGATCGGCGAAATGCGCGACGAACAGACCATTCGCGCGGCGATCGAGGCCTCGCTGACCGGTCACCCGGTGTTCGGCACGGTGCACGCGATCAATGTCGCGGCGGTGATGCGGCGCCTGATCAGCCGCTTCCCCGAAACCGAGCGTGCGACGGCGATCTTCGACATCGTCGAGACAGCCCGTTTCATCATGGCGCAGAAGCTGGTGCGCTCGACCAGCGGCGGGCTGGTCGCCGCGCGCGAGTATCTCGTGCTCGATGCTTCGATGCGCGCCCAGCTGAGCGACCTGAACCAGATGGGCAAGGTCACCAGCGCCATCGAAGACCTGGTCGAAACGCGCGGCCACAGTTTCCGCCGCGAAGCGCGGCGCCTGCTCGAAGCGGGCCTCATCGACGAGGCCGTGGCACGCGAGCTGTCGCACCACTGA
- the icmT gene encoding IcmT/TraK family protein: MSQGRYHWSNCAVPARFVRIHAIGCLPWLLLLVRASWYTFYFAIALTAALIYIEIIKKMTLGAFFRSIVVTLTGRVRPTISLHRDLP, translated from the coding sequence ATGTCACAAGGTCGTTATCACTGGAGCAACTGCGCCGTACCGGCGCGCTTCGTACGGATTCACGCCATCGGCTGCCTGCCGTGGCTGCTGTTGCTGGTCCGGGCCAGCTGGTACACGTTCTATTTTGCGATCGCCTTGACCGCGGCGCTGATCTACATCGAGATCATCAAGAAGATGACCCTCGGCGCGTTCTTCCGCTCGATCGTGGTCACCCTCACCGGCCGCGTGCGTCCGACCATCTCGCTGCACCGGGATTTGCCATGA
- a CDS encoding type IV secretion protein, whose protein sequence is MSGAPSATTHKPASGDGALWAAIVTPVIAYFGVGMLWGGFHTAIATAYAYLRYAELWLVYAAGKYLPWPGLRSAHDWVDARCAPDGLVGPCQRDFSTVPWEEISASSQTMNLILLAVLLALCVRWFLRANRTHPKFTLTRRHSVSSLVKEVSGLYPHLRLFGKLDLVEQPLDHPVFGMSLTSRQFAFQHRLIAGWRLQGNERVPTLDRVRAAAVLREQLGALWRDTQRLTPAETLVLAIALPRAAATDPNMDDAQFETAIADSDALVRWCWDQFRAPESEADMASALRPAIDLTAARALIEKYRRSPAVAPLFQRHAYVRTILCAALTQARRLGVLPPAEMRWLRFFDRPVWYVVESVGRQASFAEAAGVQCHYFYESRAHEALVQPQLGKAVDALEHAISHYRYSATDQAAYGAAP, encoded by the coding sequence ATGAGCGGCGCCCCGTCCGCGACCACACACAAACCCGCCAGCGGCGACGGTGCGCTGTGGGCGGCGATCGTCACGCCGGTCATCGCCTATTTCGGCGTCGGCATGCTGTGGGGTGGTTTCCACACGGCCATCGCGACAGCCTATGCCTATCTGCGCTACGCGGAACTGTGGCTGGTCTACGCCGCCGGCAAGTACCTGCCCTGGCCCGGGCTCCGGTCGGCGCACGACTGGGTCGACGCCCGCTGCGCGCCGGACGGGCTGGTCGGACCCTGCCAGCGCGATTTCTCGACGGTGCCCTGGGAAGAGATCAGCGCGTCGTCGCAGACGATGAATCTGATCCTTCTGGCGGTGCTGCTGGCGCTGTGCGTGCGCTGGTTCCTGCGCGCCAACCGCACCCATCCCAAGTTCACCCTGACCCGGCGCCATTCCGTCAGTTCGCTGGTCAAGGAAGTGTCAGGGCTGTACCCGCATCTGCGCCTGTTCGGCAAGCTCGATCTGGTGGAACAGCCGCTGGACCATCCGGTGTTTGGCATGTCGCTGACCTCGCGGCAGTTCGCTTTCCAGCATCGCCTTATCGCCGGCTGGCGTCTGCAGGGCAATGAACGCGTGCCCACGCTCGACCGCGTCCGCGCTGCCGCCGTGCTCCGCGAGCAACTGGGCGCGCTGTGGCGCGACACGCAGCGCCTGACGCCGGCCGAGACGCTGGTGCTGGCCATCGCCCTGCCGCGCGCCGCCGCGACCGACCCGAACATGGACGATGCGCAGTTCGAAACCGCCATTGCCGACAGCGACGCCCTGGTGCGCTGGTGCTGGGACCAGTTCCGTGCGCCGGAGAGCGAGGCAGACATGGCATCGGCCCTGCGGCCGGCCATCGACCTCACCGCTGCGCGGGCGTTGATCGAGAAGTACCGCCGTTCGCCCGCCGTGGCACCCCTGTTCCAGCGGCACGCCTACGTCCGCACGATCCTCTGCGCGGCGCTGACCCAGGCACGGCGGCTGGGCGTGCTGCCGCCGGCGGAGATGCGCTGGCTGCGCTTCTTTGATCGCCCGGTGTGGTACGTCGTCGAGAGTGTCGGCCGGCAGGCCAGTTTTGCCGAAGCCGCCGGGGTGCAGTGTCACTACTTCTACGAATCGCGCGCCCACGAGGCCCTGGTGCAGCCGCAACTGGGCAAGGCCGTTGATGCACTGGAGCACGCCATTTCCCACTATCGCTATTCGGCCACCGACCAGGCCGCCTATGGAGCGGCGCCATGA